The genomic DNA TTAATCTCATCAACAACAGCTTTGACGTTGATACCAAGGGGACCCAGTGCCGGACCGAGTGGCGGACCAGCAGTGGCTTTGCCACCGGGTACTAGTACCTCGACTACTTCTGCCATTGTGTATCACCAGTCAGGACGGTTATGTCCATCTGGGTTCATAAAGGTTGGAAGGATAGATAAAAAAGAATATGTCCTGCCAGGTTGTCGGAGCTACCTTATGAGTCGTCCTCACCACGGTCGATGACCCTGACATGGTCACCCCGAACCGTGATAGGAATCGGCAGAACACTTTCATACAGCTCAACGGTAATCTCCTCTTTTGAGGCGTCTACACGCTTGACTACCGCTTTTTCTCCCTTGAACGGACCATTGATAAGTTCAACAATCGTCCCTTCGTCAATGCCACTGACTGCCGGTTTTGGTATCAGGTAGTGACCGACTTCTTCCAGGGTGGTAACTCCTGGTAGGACAGTGCGCGCACTGGGAACATGTTCCATCAGTTCCTGGACCCTGGCGATCGGCTCATCGGTCTCTACCAGAACATATCCTTTCAGTTCGTCAGGGACAATAACTGACATAACCCGGATATCATTATCCGCGTCCCGCACCGCCTTGTCGATATTGTCTGCGACCGACCGTTCTGCCCGGTTTGTGGTCTTTACCGCGAAAATGCGGGTAAGACGGTGTTCATTCTCCATACGAATCAGGCCGG from Methanospirillum hungatei JF-1 includes the following:
- a CDS encoding transcription elongation factor Spt5, with the translated sequence MENEHRLTRIFAVKTTNRAERSVADNIDKAVRDADNDIRVMSVIVPDELKGYVLVETDEPIARVQELMEHVPSARTVLPGVTTLEEVGHYLIPKPAVSGIDEGTIVELINGPFKGEKAVVKRVDASKEEITVELYESVLPIPITVRGDHVRVIDRGEDDS